One Thermicanus aegyptius DSM 12793 DNA segment encodes these proteins:
- the ilvC gene encoding ketol-acid reductoisomerase, translated as MARIFFDKDVNLEVLKGKKIAIIGYGSQGHAHAQNLRDSGLDVIVGLRNGKSWDKAEEDGFKVYSVSDAAAQADVIMILLPDERQPKVYEEEIAPQLREGQAIAFAHGFNIHFNQIVPPPFVDVFLAAPKGPGHLVRRVYEEGGGVPGLVAVYQDVTGKAMEIALAYSKGIGGTRAAVIETTFKEETETDLFGEQAVLCGGVTALVKAGFETLTAAGYQPEIAYFECFHELKLIVDLLYEGGLERMRYSISDTAEWGDYTSGPRIVTEETKKEMKKILEEIQSGAFAKGWILENQLNRPMFNALRRRENEHPLEVVGRELREKMPFIKKRK; from the coding sequence ATGGCTCGCATTTTTTTCGACAAAGACGTGAATTTAGAGGTATTGAAGGGGAAAAAGATCGCGATCATCGGCTATGGCTCCCAAGGTCATGCCCATGCGCAAAATTTGAGAGATAGCGGTCTGGATGTGATTGTGGGACTTAGAAACGGGAAGTCGTGGGATAAGGCGGAGGAAGATGGTTTTAAGGTATATTCGGTATCGGATGCGGCAGCCCAGGCGGATGTGATCATGATTCTACTTCCCGACGAACGGCAACCAAAGGTCTATGAAGAAGAGATTGCTCCCCAATTGAGGGAAGGGCAAGCCATCGCCTTTGCCCATGGATTTAATATTCACTTTAATCAGATCGTCCCTCCTCCCTTTGTCGATGTCTTTTTGGCTGCGCCCAAAGGGCCTGGGCATTTGGTGCGTAGGGTTTATGAAGAAGGAGGCGGTGTTCCGGGACTTGTGGCGGTTTACCAAGATGTGACCGGAAAAGCGATGGAAATTGCCTTGGCATATAGCAAAGGAATTGGGGGGACGCGGGCTGCGGTCATCGAAACCACCTTCAAAGAGGAAACGGAGACGGATCTCTTTGGAGAGCAAGCGGTCCTCTGTGGAGGAGTAACCGCTTTGGTGAAGGCCGGTTTCGAGACGTTGACGGCTGCCGGTTATCAGCCGGAAATCGCCTACTTTGAGTGTTTCCATGAATTAAAGCTTATTGTTGACCTCCTCTATGAAGGGGGATTAGAGCGGATGCGTTATTCCATTTCCGATACGGCGGAGTGGGGAGATTATACTTCCGGACCGAGGATCGTTACGGAAGAGACGAAAAAAGAGATGAAAAAGATTTTGGAAGAGATTCAATCCGGCGCTTTTGCGAAGGGTTGGATCTTGGAAAATCAATTAAATCGGCCGATGTTTAACGCACTTCGGCGTAGGGAGAATGAACATCCCTTAGAGGTCGTAGGAAGGGAATTAAGGGAGAAAATGCCCTTTATCAAAAAGAGGAAGTAG
- a CDS encoding 4Fe-4S dicluster domain-containing protein, which yields MARYGMLIDTTKCIECFSCRVACQMQNGLPPEESFIKFYGQEEGTYPHVSYYTVPVQCQHCENPPCVANCPTGASYQTEEGVVLVNEEKCISCKYCMVSCPYQARVVSEKTGVVEKCRFCIEEVRQGKEPICVTTCVGNARIFGDLDDPNSEIVRAIAKKKAKPLRPDLGTKPKIFYVR from the coding sequence ATGGCACGTTATGGGATGCTGATCGATACCACCAAATGTATCGAATGTTTCTCTTGCCGAGTTGCTTGTCAGATGCAAAACGGATTGCCTCCGGAAGAATCGTTTATTAAGTTTTACGGACAGGAGGAGGGGACCTATCCCCATGTTTCTTATTATACGGTACCTGTTCAATGCCAGCATTGTGAAAATCCCCCTTGTGTAGCCAATTGTCCGACCGGCGCCAGCTATCAAACGGAGGAGGGGGTTGTCCTCGTCAATGAAGAAAAATGCATAAGCTGCAAGTATTGTATGGTTTCCTGCCCCTATCAGGCCAGGGTCGTCAGCGAAAAAACAGGCGTTGTAGAAAAATGCCGTTTCTGCATCGAAGAAGTAAGGCAGGGGAAAGAACCGATTTGCGTCACAACCTGTGTGGGGAATGCCAGAATCTTTGGAGATCTGGATGATCCAAACAGTGAGATCGTAAGGGCGATTGCCAAGAAGAAGGCGAAGCCTTTGCGCCCTGATCTAGGGACGAAACCGAAAATTTTTTATGTGAGGTGA
- the nrfD gene encoding NrfD/PsrC family molybdoenzyme membrane anchor subunit: MVWGSIIAWYLFLAGVSAGAYCTAVWVGWKFPQAVTIQRTGYYLAPPLLAAGLLLLVIDAEAGLFHPWRFLYLFTNVPGSMMTDGTYIISIFMLITLYQAYLTFQGKKAPGWMTGVGLLFAFGTAAYTGLLLGVVKAVPLWNTSILPVLFTVSALSTGIAMTVLLATLTDQNACSQLISLKKIHFGLMILEGLLIFIMVYITSSANETAFQSVMSLLTGEWSLWFWIGLIVVGLLIPLLLEGLELFHSRSLQVTPAGVEATASGTGSSPFALTIATEGFVLIGGYLLRFLLLAAGTFVTLF, translated from the coding sequence ATGGTTTGGGGTTCAATCATTGCATGGTATCTTTTCTTGGCAGGGGTAAGCGCCGGAGCTTACTGCACTGCGGTTTGGGTCGGTTGGAAATTCCCCCAAGCGGTTACGATACAGCGGACAGGTTATTATCTGGCTCCTCCTTTATTGGCCGCCGGGCTCCTTCTTTTAGTCATAGATGCGGAGGCGGGGCTCTTTCACCCTTGGCGCTTTCTCTATCTCTTTACAAATGTTCCAGGTTCCATGATGACGGATGGCACCTATATCATTTCAATCTTTATGCTCATTACTCTCTATCAAGCATATCTTACTTTTCAAGGTAAAAAAGCTCCAGGATGGATGACAGGTGTGGGCCTTCTGTTCGCCTTCGGGACTGCGGCCTATACCGGTCTTCTCCTCGGTGTGGTAAAAGCAGTCCCCTTGTGGAACACATCCATCTTGCCCGTTCTTTTTACCGTCTCCGCTCTATCCACCGGGATCGCCATGACGGTACTCCTTGCTACCTTGACGGACCAGAATGCCTGTAGCCAATTAATAAGCTTAAAAAAAATTCACTTTGGGCTTATGATCTTAGAAGGACTGCTTATCTTTATCATGGTTTACATCACCTCTTCGGCGAATGAAACTGCCTTTCAATCCGTCATGTCCCTTCTGACCGGGGAATGGAGTTTATGGTTTTGGATTGGTCTCATCGTTGTGGGCCTTCTTATTCCCCTGTTGTTGGAGGGATTGGAACTCTTTCATTCCCGCTCCTTGCAAGTCACACCTGCCGGTGTGGAAGCGACGGCAAGCGGTACGGGGAGCAGCCCTTTTGCGTTAACCATCGCGACCGAGGGATTCGTCCTGATCGGCGGTTATCTACTTCGTTTCCTCTTGTTGGCGGCCGGCACCTTTGTTACGCTCTTCTAG
- a CDS encoding 2-isopropylmalate synthase — MRRVEIFDTTLRDGEQSAGVNLHLHEKLEIAYALEQYGVDIMEAGFPASSPAEFQAVKRIAKEIRNVSVAGLARSVEKDIDQAWEALKEASNPRIHIFIATSPIHMEYKLRMKPEEVVENAVRSVRYASRFFSNIEWSAEDATRSEWDFLAKIITQVIDAGATVINIPDTVGYTQPQEYVGLIQYLKEHVPNLYRVKLSAHCHDDLGLAVANTLAAIQSGVDQIEGTINGIGERAGNASLEEIGVALKVRQDHYQVETGLRIDQTIRISKLVSKLTGMPVPPNKAVVGANAFAHESGIHQDGVLKNTLTYEIISPEMVGLSSNKLVLGKHSGSHAFREKLTELGLKLKEEDILRLFSAFKELTGKKKEITDDDILALVVENANPGQKYEFNFLQVSYGSNMIPTTTIGMTTPLGEFKQESATGKGSVESIFNAIAKLVDEKIELLDYRIQSTTGGEDSLAEVYVKAKIGSMTTSGRGVDNDVLYASAKAFADAVNRAYMKRKIDEENSETVQDKGVIAH; from the coding sequence ATGCGGAGGGTAGAGATTTTTGATACGACCTTAAGAGATGGAGAGCAATCGGCCGGAGTAAATCTTCATCTCCATGAGAAATTGGAGATTGCCTATGCGCTGGAACAATACGGGGTAGATATCATGGAGGCAGGTTTTCCGGCCTCTTCCCCCGCAGAGTTTCAGGCTGTGAAACGAATTGCGAAAGAGATTCGAAATGTAAGTGTGGCAGGATTGGCCCGATCCGTAGAGAAGGATATCGATCAGGCATGGGAAGCCTTAAAAGAGGCGAGCAACCCCCGTATTCATATTTTTATCGCCACCTCTCCCATCCATATGGAGTATAAATTACGCATGAAACCGGAAGAGGTGGTGGAAAACGCCGTTCGAAGCGTCCGGTATGCCAGCCGCTTTTTCTCCAATATCGAATGGTCTGCGGAAGATGCGACACGTAGCGAGTGGGACTTTCTCGCCAAAATCATTACCCAGGTGATTGATGCGGGGGCGACCGTGATAAATATCCCGGATACGGTGGGATATACCCAGCCTCAGGAGTATGTGGGACTGATCCAGTATCTGAAGGAGCATGTGCCCAATCTTTATCGGGTAAAGCTTTCTGCCCACTGCCATGATGACCTGGGATTGGCGGTAGCCAATACGCTAGCTGCCATTCAGAGCGGGGTAGACCAAATTGAAGGAACCATAAACGGAATCGGCGAACGGGCAGGAAATGCTTCCCTAGAGGAGATCGGCGTGGCCTTAAAGGTTCGCCAAGATCATTATCAGGTAGAAACAGGACTTCGGATTGACCAGACGATTCGCATCAGCAAACTGGTGAGCAAATTAACCGGGATGCCTGTTCCGCCCAACAAGGCGGTGGTTGGGGCCAATGCTTTCGCCCATGAATCGGGAATTCATCAGGATGGGGTCTTAAAAAATACCTTAACGTATGAAATTATCTCACCGGAGATGGTGGGTCTCTCAAGCAATAAGCTGGTATTAGGGAAACATTCCGGCAGCCACGCGTTTCGGGAGAAATTGACGGAACTTGGTCTTAAGCTCAAGGAAGAGGATATTCTACGTCTATTCTCCGCCTTCAAAGAATTAACAGGAAAGAAAAAAGAGATTACCGATGATGATATCCTTGCTCTGGTGGTTGAAAATGCCAACCCAGGACAGAAATATGAATTCAATTTCCTTCAGGTCTCTTATGGCTCCAACATGATTCCTACAACCACCATAGGCATGACGACCCCTTTGGGTGAGTTCAAGCAGGAGTCCGCAACGGGGAAAGGAAGTGTGGAGTCGATCTTTAATGCCATCGCAAAGTTGGTTGATGAGAAGATTGAACTCCTCGATTATCGCATTCAGTCAACCACCGGGGGAGAAGACTCTTTGGCTGAGGTATATGTAAAGGCGAAGATCGGTTCCATGACCACGAGTGGTCGGGGGGTAGATAACGATGTCCTTTATGCCTCTGCGAAGGCCTTTGCCGATGCAGTGAACAGGGCTTATATGAAGAGAAAGATCGACGAAGAGAATTCCGAAACAGTACAGGATAAGGGGGTTATTGCCCATTGA
- the ilvN gene encoding acetolactate synthase small subunit → MKQILAILVNDHAGVLNRVTGLFLRRGYNIDSITVGRSERKGLSRMTIVLDVENPMRAEQVVKQLHKQIDILKVIDLTGRAAVERELAMIRVSSSLQNRGELYNIIQPFRATVIDVGRESITIEATGSSDKIEALIELLRPYGIKELARTGITAFTREMEPV, encoded by the coding sequence ATGAAACAAATCCTGGCGATCCTGGTAAATGACCACGCCGGTGTTCTAAATCGGGTGACGGGCTTGTTCCTTCGCCGGGGATATAATATCGACTCGATCACCGTGGGCCGGAGTGAGAGAAAAGGGCTCTCCCGCATGACGATCGTTCTCGATGTGGAAAATCCCATGCGAGCGGAACAGGTGGTAAAGCAGCTCCATAAGCAGATTGATATTCTGAAAGTGATCGACCTAACCGGCCGGGCAGCCGTGGAAAGAGAGTTGGCGATGATTCGGGTCTCCAGTTCCCTCCAGAATCGAGGGGAGCTTTATAACATCATTCAGCCCTTCCGGGCGACCGTGATTGATGTAGGGCGTGAGAGCATTACCATTGAGGCGACAGGAAGTTCCGACAAGATAGAAGCCTTAATCGAACTTCTAAGGCCCTACGGGATCAAGGAATTGGCCCGTACGGGTATCACCGCCTTCACCCGGGAGATGGAACCGGTGTAA
- the leuD gene encoding 3-isopropylmalate dehydratase small subunit: MKPFTVHEGLVAPLDRSNVDTDQIIPKQFLKRIERSGYGQFLFYDWRFKENGEENPDFVLNQPDFRNATILLSRQNFGSGSSREHAPWALADYGFRVIIASSFADIFYNNCFKNGILPVQLTEKEIDWLFQRAEKGGLILKVDLEKQVVLAEEGVQFSFTVNPVHKERMLKGLDEIGITESYEEQIASYETSRLMVFHYMNRD, from the coding sequence GTGAAGCCCTTTACCGTGCATGAAGGACTCGTAGCCCCTTTGGACCGTTCTAACGTAGATACGGATCAGATTATCCCGAAGCAGTTTCTAAAGAGAATTGAACGTTCCGGTTATGGACAATTTCTTTTTTACGATTGGCGCTTTAAGGAGAATGGAGAGGAGAATCCTGATTTCGTCCTGAATCAGCCGGACTTTCGTAATGCGACCATCCTTTTATCCAGACAAAATTTTGGAAGTGGTTCTTCGAGGGAACACGCTCCTTGGGCCTTGGCTGATTACGGGTTCCGGGTGATCATCGCCTCCTCTTTCGCAGATATTTTTTATAACAATTGTTTTAAAAATGGGATTCTTCCCGTCCAATTAACTGAGAAAGAAATTGATTGGCTCTTTCAAAGGGCAGAGAAGGGAGGGCTTATCTTGAAGGTAGATTTGGAGAAGCAAGTTGTCCTCGCAGAGGAAGGGGTTCAGTTTTCCTTTACCGTGAACCCGGTTCACAAAGAGAGGATGTTAAAAGGATTAGATGAGATTGGGATAACTGAGTCTTACGAAGAGCAAATCGCCTCCTATGAAACCTCACGCCTTATGGTCTTTCATTATATGAACCGTGATTAA
- the leuC gene encoding 3-isopropylmalate dehydratase large subunit translates to MTSKTMFEKIWENHEVARAEGGGVLLYIDLHLIHEVTSPQAFEGLRMAGRKVRRPDLTVATIDHNVPTVDPFDLRDPIAKKQIETLQKNCKEFGIPLYDLENMERGIVHIIGPELGLTQPGKTIVCGDSHTSTHGAFGALAFGIGTSEVEHVLATQTLWQNKPKSMKVEITGTRKPGITAKDVILALIARFGVDFGRGYVLEYTGEVIRNMSMEERMTICNMSIEAGARAGMVAPDEVTYAYLKGRPFAPKGEEWERAVAYWRSLTTDAGASYDQEISFDISDLEPQVTWGTNPGQGISIRETIPDPAFIENEEEKQTVIQSLEYMGLRPGMKMTDVEVDYVFIGSCTNGRLEDLRAAAQVVKGKKVSPKVTAIVVPGSKAVKKAAEEEGLDKIFIEAGFEWREPGCSMCLAMNPDVVPPGKRCASTSNRNFVGRQGRDSRTHLVSPPMAAAAAVKGKFIAVEDLEKEWREKGEALYRA, encoded by the coding sequence ATGACATCAAAAACCATGTTTGAAAAGATATGGGAAAATCACGAAGTGGCAAGAGCAGAGGGAGGTGGAGTTCTTCTCTATATTGATCTTCATCTCATTCATGAGGTCACCTCTCCTCAAGCCTTTGAAGGCTTGCGAATGGCCGGACGTAAGGTGAGAAGACCGGATCTCACCGTTGCAACCATAGATCACAATGTTCCCACGGTTGATCCCTTTGATCTTAGGGATCCAATCGCGAAGAAACAGATCGAAACCCTTCAAAAAAATTGTAAAGAGTTTGGGATTCCTTTATACGACCTGGAAAATATGGAGCGGGGAATTGTCCATATCATCGGTCCGGAATTAGGCTTAACCCAGCCGGGGAAAACCATCGTTTGCGGTGACAGTCATACCTCGACCCATGGCGCATTTGGAGCTTTGGCCTTCGGCATCGGAACAAGCGAGGTGGAGCATGTCCTTGCTACCCAAACCCTCTGGCAAAATAAACCAAAGTCGATGAAGGTAGAGATCACAGGGACCAGAAAACCCGGCATTACGGCGAAAGATGTCATCCTCGCCCTCATCGCCCGCTTTGGTGTCGATTTCGGCAGAGGATATGTTTTGGAATATACCGGAGAAGTAATCCGCAACATGAGCATGGAAGAAAGAATGACGATCTGCAACATGTCCATCGAGGCCGGGGCCAGGGCCGGCATGGTCGCTCCGGATGAGGTGACGTATGCCTACTTAAAGGGGCGTCCCTTCGCTCCCAAGGGTGAAGAATGGGAACGTGCAGTCGCCTACTGGAGGAGTTTAACGACCGATGCAGGCGCCTCCTATGACCAGGAGATCTCCTTTGATATTTCGGATTTAGAACCGCAGGTCACTTGGGGGACCAATCCGGGCCAAGGGATATCGATCCGTGAAACCATCCCGGATCCGGCGTTTATCGAAAATGAAGAGGAAAAACAGACGGTCATCCAATCCCTCGAGTACATGGGACTTAGACCGGGCATGAAAATGACCGATGTGGAAGTGGATTACGTATTTATCGGTTCTTGTACCAATGGGCGTCTTGAAGATTTACGGGCTGCTGCCCAAGTGGTAAAAGGAAAGAAAGTCTCTCCCAAGGTGACCGCTATCGTGGTTCCAGGTTCTAAAGCGGTAAAAAAAGCGGCAGAAGAGGAAGGTTTAGACAAGATCTTCATCGAAGCCGGGTTTGAATGGCGTGAACCGGGTTGCAGTATGTGCTTGGCAATGAATCCCGATGTGGTCCCTCCGGGAAAGAGATGTGCTTCCACTTCAAATCGAAACTTTGTAGGAAGGCAAGGAAGAGATTCTAGAACTCATTTGGTAAGTCCCCCCATGGCTGCGGCGGCTGCCGTGAAAGGGAAATTTATCGCCGTTGAGGATTTGGAAAAGGAATGGAGGGAGAAAGGTGAAGCCCTTTACCGTGCATGA
- the leuB gene encoding 3-isopropylmalate dehydrogenase — protein MKKIALLPGDGIGPEITKEAVLLMEEVGAVIGETFQFQEGAIGGGAVDRYSTPLPEETIRLCQHSDAILMGAVGGPKWDRLPGHLRPETGLLGIRKVLNVFANLRPVHLFPSLSSSSPLKEERVKGLDLMIVRELTGGIYFGQPKERRTVEGKEVAVDTLTYTEDEIERILHVAFKLARKRKKEVLSVDKANVLESSRLWREKAEQVALAYPDVTLTHMLVDSAAMQLVLKPNTFDVIVTENMFGDILSDLGGALAGSLGMLPSASLSENGPSLYEPVHGSAPDIAGKGIANPVAMFLTVSMMMELSFGFTEVSRWINQAVEEALDEGYRTKDLTVGDEKWVGTEEMGRVIREKFRTLAKGERNG, from the coding sequence TTGAAGAAGATCGCCCTCCTTCCCGGAGACGGGATCGGTCCAGAGATAACCAAAGAAGCGGTACTTCTTATGGAAGAAGTCGGAGCAGTCATCGGAGAAACCTTTCAATTTCAGGAAGGGGCGATAGGAGGGGGAGCTGTTGATCGGTACAGCACCCCATTGCCTGAAGAAACCATTCGGTTGTGCCAACATAGTGATGCCATCCTCATGGGAGCGGTGGGAGGTCCCAAATGGGATCGCCTACCGGGCCACTTACGACCGGAAACAGGTCTTTTGGGAATCAGAAAGGTATTAAATGTATTTGCGAATCTTCGCCCCGTTCATCTATTTCCCTCCCTTTCCTCTTCTTCCCCGTTAAAGGAAGAACGAGTAAAAGGACTTGATCTCATGATTGTACGAGAGTTAACAGGTGGGATCTATTTCGGCCAGCCCAAGGAGCGCAGAACGGTAGAGGGGAAAGAAGTGGCGGTAGATACCCTAACGTATACGGAAGATGAGATCGAAAGAATTCTCCACGTTGCTTTTAAATTGGCGCGAAAGAGAAAAAAAGAGGTTCTCTCCGTCGATAAGGCTAATGTTTTGGAAAGCAGTCGCTTGTGGCGGGAGAAAGCGGAACAGGTGGCACTAGCGTATCCCGACGTTACGCTTACGCATATGCTGGTCGATTCAGCCGCCATGCAATTGGTTTTGAAGCCGAACACCTTTGATGTGATCGTGACCGAGAATATGTTTGGCGATATCTTAAGCGATTTAGGCGGAGCCTTAGCCGGTTCCCTCGGGATGCTTCCGTCAGCCAGTTTGAGTGAAAATGGCCCCAGCCTCTATGAACCGGTTCATGGTTCTGCTCCGGATATAGCGGGGAAGGGAATCGCAAATCCCGTAGCCATGTTTTTAACCGTAAGCATGATGATGGAGCTTTCCTTTGGATTCACAGAGGTGTCCCGCTGGATTAACCAGGCGGTGGAAGAAGCGCTTGATGAGGGATATCGGACGAAGGATCTCACAGTCGGAGATGAGAAGTGGGTAGGAACTGAAGAGATGGGTCGTGTGATCCGGGAAAAATTCCGAACGCTGGCGAAAGGAGAACGAAATGGATGA
- a CDS encoding molybdopterin-containing oxidoreductase family protein: MIPNRISRRTFLKASAATAALLSLGTFELETWQRLNAEREGEVKVTPTLCNACSSKCGIKVYTKNGRLWKVEGHPDHPYSKGKICARGHGLGTLAYSPDRIKEPLKKNGEGKFEPISWEQAYQEIGQKLKEIVAKDGPEKVVYVEDPRPTGKFYGPRFLAAIGSPNYFNHLTVCSNARDTGFLHTIGAVPGSDIANSKYILFIGRSYGDGVRPASVQALVQAKENGAHVVIVDPRLNNTAPLADEWLSIRPGTDLALVLALSNVLIDEGLYDKEFIARYAVGFEDFANKVSSYTPVWAEKITGIPKETITRIAREMGKSKPKAVIEQSWRGGFGCTYANSVDTGRAVALFNALLGNFQQPGGYIFGKPPQLGKLDPTRHPEPGKSSLPRIDQEFSLVDPHNGVASILPKKIEEGKVKAAFICQTNPVRGYTNPKVMADSLEKLELMVVIDVLMSETALVADYVLPEPSYLERDDVIEGISGGKPAIALRQKVIEKVYPHTVPADQIFTEIAKAAGIGEYFNFTLEELNRALLAPLSISLEELREKGTIVLNDPVKMGEVPKLKTPSGKIEFYNESFKKAGFSPVVEWKEPLVKPEQDSFRLITGKQSFHTHAYTVNLPYLLQITKDYESERLWMNRKRAEEMGLKDGDLVEVSSSEATSKIRIKVTDRIHPEALFIPSPYGNYSPYLTLAKGVGFSYMDHVPYRIDPMGGTSMIHEVIVKIRKV; this comes from the coding sequence ATGATCCCGAACCGGATATCACGCAGGACCTTCTTAAAAGCTTCTGCGGCTACCGCTGCCCTTTTATCCCTTGGGACTTTTGAATTGGAAACTTGGCAGCGCTTAAATGCAGAACGCGAAGGGGAAGTAAAGGTAACACCGACCCTGTGTAACGCCTGTTCCAGCAAGTGCGGAATTAAGGTGTACACAAAAAACGGGAGGCTTTGGAAAGTAGAAGGCCATCCCGATCATCCCTACAGCAAAGGGAAGATATGTGCCAGAGGCCATGGTCTAGGAACGTTGGCCTATTCTCCGGACCGAATTAAAGAGCCTTTAAAGAAAAATGGAGAGGGGAAATTTGAGCCGATCTCTTGGGAACAGGCTTATCAGGAGATTGGGCAGAAACTGAAAGAGATTGTGGCAAAGGATGGTCCGGAGAAGGTGGTTTATGTAGAGGACCCAAGGCCCACCGGAAAGTTCTACGGTCCGAGATTTTTAGCTGCGATCGGATCCCCCAATTATTTTAACCATTTGACGGTTTGCTCCAATGCGAGAGATACCGGGTTTCTACACACCATTGGTGCGGTTCCCGGTTCCGACATCGCCAATAGTAAATATATCCTGTTCATCGGGAGGAGCTATGGTGACGGCGTTCGTCCCGCATCCGTTCAAGCCTTGGTCCAAGCGAAAGAAAATGGCGCTCATGTGGTCATTGTAGACCCGCGGTTAAACAATACGGCACCATTGGCTGACGAATGGCTCTCCATACGCCCTGGAACCGATTTGGCCCTGGTCCTTGCCCTTTCCAACGTACTGATTGATGAAGGGTTATATGACAAAGAGTTTATTGCCAGATATGCGGTGGGATTTGAAGACTTTGCGAACAAGGTATCTTCTTACACTCCTGTATGGGCGGAAAAAATCACCGGCATTCCAAAAGAGACCATCACGCGAATCGCCAGGGAGATGGGAAAGTCGAAACCAAAGGCGGTGATTGAACAATCATGGCGGGGGGGATTTGGTTGCACCTATGCAAACAGTGTCGACACCGGAAGGGCGGTCGCTCTCTTTAATGCTTTGCTGGGGAATTTTCAACAGCCCGGCGGTTATATTTTTGGGAAACCGCCTCAGCTAGGGAAGCTGGATCCTACGCGTCATCCGGAACCTGGAAAGAGTTCTCTTCCCCGTATCGACCAGGAATTTTCGCTGGTAGATCCCCATAACGGAGTAGCCAGCATTCTTCCTAAGAAAATTGAGGAGGGGAAAGTGAAAGCGGCCTTCATCTGCCAAACCAATCCGGTTCGAGGCTATACCAACCCAAAAGTTATGGCGGATAGTTTAGAGAAATTGGAACTCATGGTAGTTATTGATGTGCTGATGTCTGAAACCGCCCTTGTTGCCGATTATGTTCTACCGGAGCCAAGCTATTTGGAACGGGATGATGTGATCGAAGGAATTTCAGGGGGGAAACCCGCTATTGCCCTGCGCCAGAAGGTAATAGAAAAGGTTTATCCCCATACCGTCCCTGCAGATCAGATCTTTACCGAGATTGCTAAAGCGGCAGGAATCGGAGAATATTTTAATTTTACTTTAGAGGAGTTAAATAGAGCACTCCTAGCCCCACTCTCGATCTCCTTGGAAGAACTTCGGGAAAAAGGGACGATCGTTCTGAATGACCCGGTGAAGATGGGGGAGGTTCCGAAATTAAAAACTCCTTCGGGAAAAATCGAATTTTATAATGAAAGCTTTAAGAAAGCAGGCTTCTCTCCCGTAGTAGAATGGAAGGAACCGTTGGTGAAACCTGAACAAGATTCCTTCCGCCTGATCACCGGAAAACAAAGTTTCCACACCCATGCTTATACGGTAAATCTCCCTTATCTCCTGCAGATCACCAAAGATTACGAATCAGAGCGACTCTGGATGAACCGGAAACGGGCCGAGGAGATGGGATTGAAGGATGGAGATTTAGTGGAAGTCTCCTCATCGGAGGCGACGAGTAAAATCCGCATTAAGGTGACCGACCGCATTCATCCGGAAGCTCTCTTTATCCCCTCTCCCTATGGAAATTACTCCCCCTACCTCACACTCGCCAAAGGGGTTGGATTTAGTTACATGGATCATGTACCCTATCGCATCGATCCAATGGGGGGGACCTCCATGATACATGAAGTGATCGTTAAGATCAGAAAGGTGTGA